A genome region from Chlorogloeopsis sp. ULAP01 includes the following:
- a CDS encoding sugar ABC transporter permease, whose protein sequence is MNNLTPKNWIFIKQRLTPYLFLLPALVILVLTVFWPALQAFYLSFTRYEYDLTQIPQWVGFANFRRLWGDPVFWQTLGNTVVYLVGVVPILVIAPLALAILVNQKLRGMHWFRAAYYTPVVISMVVAGIAWRWLYAENGLLNQLLKGIFPEGIPWLTSPRFALFSVMAVTIWKGLGYYMVIYLAGLQSIPADIYEAAAIDGSDGVRKHWDITVPLMKPYLALVAVISAISATKVFEEVYIMTQGGPRNSSKTIVYYLYEQAFNNLEISYACTIGLVLFLIILGLSVLRLSVSGVNT, encoded by the coding sequence ATGAATAATTTGACGCCTAAAAACTGGATATTCATCAAACAGCGACTCACTCCTTACCTATTTTTGCTACCTGCTTTAGTTATCTTGGTATTAACCGTATTTTGGCCTGCATTGCAAGCTTTTTACCTCAGCTTTACTCGTTACGAATATGATTTAACTCAGATACCACAATGGGTAGGCTTTGCTAACTTCCGCCGCTTATGGGGTGATCCTGTTTTTTGGCAAACTTTAGGAAACACTGTTGTGTATCTGGTAGGTGTAGTGCCAATTTTGGTAATTGCTCCCTTGGCACTGGCGATTCTGGTAAATCAGAAACTACGGGGTATGCATTGGTTTCGGGCTGCATACTATACTCCTGTTGTTATTTCGATGGTAGTGGCAGGAATTGCTTGGCGATGGTTGTATGCAGAAAATGGACTACTCAATCAGCTTCTTAAAGGTATTTTTCCAGAAGGAATTCCGTGGCTAACCAGCCCTCGTTTTGCATTGTTTAGTGTTATGGCTGTTACCATCTGGAAAGGATTGGGCTATTACATGGTGATTTATCTAGCTGGGTTGCAATCAATACCTGCTGATATCTATGAAGCAGCAGCAATTGACGGTTCTGATGGTGTCCGTAAACACTGGGACATCACCGTACCTTTAATGAAACCATATCTCGCTCTGGTAGCAGTTATTTCTGCGATATCAGCGACTAAAGTTTTTGAAGAAGTGTATATTATGACACAAGGTGGGCCACGCAACAGCTCAAAAACAATAGTCTACTATTTGTACGAACAAGCATTCAATAACTTGGAAATTAGCTATGCCTGTACTATTGGGCTGGTGTTATTTTTGATAATTTTAGGGTTATCAGTTCTGCGATTATCGGTTAGTGGTGTGAATACTTAG
- a CDS encoding DUF3891 family protein: MIVNQDERGWEVIYHRAHALLAAQIAGHWHPKKRPVRWLETVAAISHHDDLEKEWEEKNITEAGAPLDFTLDSEIHLPKMQKLVQNARYRGRWVAMLISMHMSFLLEGKRGESSELDDFLDEQLQHQQQWRQELNITKDDAAEAYAFFQWCDRLSLILCQRQLPVGERALEIATLPDGNRYDVIQNSDNNVTVKPWPFLEEQFTVKVEATYLEQLKFDSSAELSQALQVAPIKTLEWTFAK; encoded by the coding sequence ATGATCGTTAACCAAGACGAAAGGGGTTGGGAAGTAATTTACCATCGCGCTCATGCTTTGCTAGCTGCCCAAATAGCCGGGCATTGGCACCCTAAAAAACGCCCGGTGCGTTGGCTAGAGACTGTTGCAGCCATTTCCCATCACGATGACTTGGAAAAAGAATGGGAAGAGAAGAACATTACCGAAGCTGGCGCACCACTAGACTTTACCCTCGATTCCGAAATTCATCTGCCAAAAATGCAGAAACTAGTACAAAATGCTCGCTATCGGGGTAGATGGGTAGCAATGCTTATTTCTATGCACATGAGCTTTTTACTTGAGGGCAAGCGGGGAGAGTCATCAGAATTGGATGACTTTTTGGATGAACAATTACAACACCAACAGCAATGGCGTCAGGAATTGAATATTACAAAAGATGATGCTGCCGAAGCTTATGCCTTTTTTCAATGGTGCGATCGCTTGTCACTCATCCTTTGCCAACGTCAGTTACCTGTTGGTGAACGCGCTCTAGAAATTGCTACTTTACCTGACGGTAATCGTTATGATGTAATCCAAAATAGTGATAATAATGTAACTGTTAAACCCTGGCCTTTCTTAGAAGAACAATTCACAGTTAAAGTAGAAGCTACCTACCTAGAGCAATTAAAATTTGACAGTAGTGCCGAACTCTCGCAAGCACTGCAAGTTGCACCAATCAAAACATTGGAGTGGACTTTTGCAAAGTAA
- a CDS encoding lipase — MPLPTVILPGYLESAIAYRQLQQSLQHSGFPTVIVPLRRRDWIVTLGGRSVTPILLQLDKTVKQILQQYNTSQINLIGHSAGGWLSRIYLGEKPYLGRNEVNSSLWEAHSVVATLITLGTPHISQERWTRWNLDFVNNNYPGAFYKNVRYVCVAGKTIFGEKRRGSWLAYSSYQLTCGKGNTWGDGITPIEAAHLEGAENIVIEGVKHSPRSPQNWYGSPEVLKVWVQYLA; from the coding sequence ATGCCATTACCAACAGTTATTTTGCCTGGATACTTAGAAAGCGCGATCGCTTATCGCCAACTACAGCAATCCTTACAACATTCTGGCTTTCCTACGGTGATTGTGCCACTGCGACGGCGTGACTGGATAGTCACTCTCGGAGGCAGATCGGTTACACCTATTTTGCTGCAACTAGATAAAACGGTAAAGCAAATACTACAGCAATATAATACTTCTCAGATTAATTTGATCGGTCACTCAGCAGGAGGTTGGCTATCTCGCATTTATTTGGGTGAAAAACCTTATTTGGGACGTAATGAAGTTAATTCATCCCTTTGGGAAGCTCATTCGGTGGTTGCAACTTTGATTACTTTGGGTACACCACATATAAGTCAAGAACGTTGGACACGCTGGAATTTAGATTTTGTCAATAATAATTATCCTGGAGCATTCTACAAAAATGTTCGTTATGTTTGTGTCGCTGGCAAAACAATTTTTGGCGAAAAACGCCGGGGAAGTTGGTTAGCGTACAGTAGCTATCAACTAACCTGCGGCAAGGGTAACACTTGGGGAGACGGAATTACTCCCATTGAAGCTGCTCATTTAGAAGGAGCAGAAAATATCGTGATTGAAGGTGTCAAACATTCTCCTAGAAGCCCTCAAAATTGGTATGGTTCACCAGAGGTGTTAAAAGTTTGGGTGCAGTATCTGGCTTGA
- a CDS encoding precorrin-2 C(20)-methyltransferase — MTNGILYGISVGTGDPELITVKGLRLLQNSPVVAFPAGLQGKSGIAQQIVTPWLSSQQIQLALTFPYVQDLIVLTQAWQVAAEQVWQYLKIGQDVAFACEGDVSFYSTFTYLAQTLQQLHPEVEVQFIPGVCSPMAAAAVLGLPLTMRQQRLVVLPAIYTVAELETVLDWADVVVLMKVSSVYEQVWQVLQQRNLLENSWVVEKATLPDMVVYTELRDRPSLKLHYFSLLVVQKRK; from the coding sequence GTGACAAACGGTATTCTTTACGGTATCAGTGTTGGGACAGGCGATCCAGAATTAATTACAGTTAAAGGGCTACGCCTGCTGCAAAATTCACCAGTGGTGGCGTTTCCGGCTGGATTGCAGGGTAAATCGGGAATAGCACAGCAAATAGTGACACCGTGGTTAAGTTCACAGCAAATACAGTTAGCTTTGACTTTCCCTTATGTCCAAGATCTAATAGTTTTAACGCAAGCATGGCAAGTAGCAGCCGAACAAGTGTGGCAATATTTAAAAATCGGTCAAGATGTGGCTTTTGCCTGTGAAGGAGATGTAAGTTTCTACAGCACATTTACTTATTTAGCACAGACATTGCAACAGCTACATCCAGAAGTAGAAGTACAATTTATACCTGGAGTTTGTTCACCAATGGCGGCGGCGGCAGTACTAGGATTACCTTTGACAATGCGCCAACAGCGATTGGTAGTACTACCTGCAATATATACAGTTGCGGAGTTAGAGACAGTTTTAGACTGGGCTGATGTTGTGGTACTGATGAAAGTCAGTTCAGTATATGAGCAAGTGTGGCAAGTTTTACAGCAGAGGAATCTACTAGAAAATAGCTGGGTTGTCGAAAAAGCCACCTTACCTGATATGGTTGTCTATACCGAGCTACGCGATCGCCCAAGCCTGAAACTACACTATTTTTCGCTGCTAGTTGTACAAAAAAGAAAATAA
- the petJ gene encoding cytochrome c6 PetJ, translated as MKIFLFILLFAIALFSFIFIDPVVAAETSKAAKIFSSNCASCHIGGGNILITEKTLKKEALQKYLENYNLNSIQAIVHQVQNGKGAMPAFKSKLNEQEINEVAAYVFQKAEQGW; from the coding sequence TTGAAAATATTTTTATTCATCCTATTGTTTGCGATCGCCCTATTCAGTTTTATATTTATTGATCCAGTAGTAGCAGCCGAAACATCAAAGGCTGCTAAAATTTTTAGTTCTAACTGTGCTTCTTGTCATATAGGTGGTGGTAATATCCTCATTACCGAGAAAACCTTAAAAAAAGAGGCTTTACAGAAGTATTTGGAAAATTACAATCTCAATTCCATTCAAGCGATCGTCCACCAAGTGCAGAATGGTAAAGGCGCAATGCCTGCTTTTAAAAGCAAGTTGAATGAGCAAGAAATTAATGAGGTAGCAGCTTACGTTTTTCAAAAAGCAGAACAAGGATGGTAA
- the petE gene encoding plastocyanin — protein MKLIAASLRRLGLAVLTILLVVGSFAIFTPNAAADTYTVKLGSDKGMLAFEPSKLTVKPGDTIKWVNNKVPPHNVVFDPAMSKSTDVAKSLSHKQLLMSPGQEFETTIPADAAKGEYTFYCEPHRGAGMVGKLTVE, from the coding sequence ATGAAATTGATTGCTGCAAGTTTGCGGCGTTTGGGTTTAGCTGTTCTAACAATTCTTTTAGTTGTTGGCAGCTTTGCTATTTTCACTCCCAATGCAGCGGCTGACACATACACTGTAAAATTGGGTAGCGACAAAGGAATGCTAGCTTTTGAACCATCAAAATTGACAGTGAAGCCAGGCGACACAATCAAATGGGTGAATAATAAAGTTCCCCCCCACAACGTTGTATTCGATCCTGCTATGTCCAAAAGTACTGACGTAGCCAAGTCTTTGTCTCATAAGCAGTTGTTGATGAGTCCCGGACAAGAGTTTGAAACCACAATCCCAGCAGACGCTGCTAAGGGTGAATATACCTTCTACTGCGAACCTCATCGCGGCGCTGGTATGGTTGGTAAACTCACTGTCGAATAA
- the psbV gene encoding photosystem II cytochrome c-550, protein MFRRLIGIFVATVLLTFQFVVSDASAVELDKATRTVKLNEKGNEVVLSLKQVQEGKRLFNNVCSQCHPGGITKTNQNIGLDPDALAGATPPRDNIEALVDYMKNPTTYDGEEEIAELHPSIKSADIFTEMRNLSDNDLKAIAGHILLQPKIQGEKWGGGKIYY, encoded by the coding sequence ATGTTTAGAAGACTGATTGGCATTTTTGTCGCTACTGTATTACTGACGTTTCAGTTTGTTGTCAGTGATGCATCGGCAGTAGAACTTGATAAAGCAACCCGTACAGTGAAATTAAATGAAAAGGGTAACGAGGTTGTACTGAGTTTAAAACAAGTCCAAGAAGGTAAACGCCTATTTAACAATGTTTGCTCTCAGTGTCATCCTGGCGGTATCACAAAAACCAACCAGAACATAGGACTTGATCCTGATGCTCTGGCTGGGGCAACACCACCCCGTGACAATATCGAGGCACTAGTGGACTATATGAAAAATCCCACTACTTATGATGGGGAAGAGGAAATTGCCGAATTACACCCCAGCATCAAGAGTGCTGATATCTTCACTGAAATGAGAAATCTCTCTGATAATGACTTGAAGGCGATCGCCGGTCATATCCTTCTACAGCCGAAGATTCAAGGTGAAAAATGGGGCGGCGGTAAGATTTATTACTAA
- a CDS encoding carbohydrate ABC transporter permease, which produces MKNLSRVSWLKVLLYIVLTLYAIITLIPFLWALSASFKPLFEIVSGESNFLPKNFTFDNYKQIFLQEPLFLRWLFNSVVIAVSVTVLNLLFNSMAGYALARLRFRGRHFWFLLILAVLAVPAQITLIPTFLILKVFGWLNSYQGMIIPSMVNATFIFMMRQFFINFPKELEEAAALDGLTPFGIFWRIVLPLAKPALAAQAVFVFMGSWNNFLLPVVILFDPEMFTLPLGLNSFKGQYISYWNYIMAASMVFTLPALAIYAFFNRYFIHSVTFTGGKG; this is translated from the coding sequence GTGAAAAATTTATCTCGTGTCTCTTGGCTGAAAGTACTGCTGTACATCGTACTGACACTGTATGCAATTATTACCCTTATTCCCTTTTTGTGGGCGCTTTCAGCATCCTTCAAACCCCTATTTGAAATTGTTAGCGGTGAATCCAATTTTTTGCCCAAGAATTTCACTTTTGACAACTATAAGCAAATCTTTCTACAAGAACCGTTGTTTCTGCGCTGGCTATTCAATAGTGTCGTGATTGCTGTTAGTGTTACTGTTTTAAACTTGCTGTTCAATTCAATGGCTGGTTATGCCCTTGCAAGGCTACGCTTTCGGGGTAGACATTTTTGGTTCTTGCTAATTTTGGCAGTTCTAGCAGTACCAGCGCAGATAACACTGATTCCAACATTTTTGATTTTGAAAGTCTTTGGCTGGCTAAATTCCTATCAAGGCATGATTATTCCCAGCATGGTTAATGCCACCTTCATTTTTATGATGCGGCAGTTTTTTATTAATTTTCCGAAAGAACTTGAAGAAGCTGCTGCCCTTGATGGTTTAACTCCCTTTGGTATTTTTTGGCGGATTGTTCTACCTCTAGCAAAACCTGCGTTAGCAGCACAGGCAGTTTTTGTGTTCATGGGTAGTTGGAATAATTTTTTGTTACCTGTGGTGATTTTATTTGATCCAGAAATGTTTACTTTGCCTTTAGGTTTGAACTCTTTTAAAGGTCAATATATTAGCTATTGGAACTATATTATGGCAGCTTCAATGGTTTTCACTTTGCCAGCGTTGGCTATCTACGCCTTTTTTAATCGATATTTTATTCATAGTGTTACTTTTACGGGTGGGAAGGGTTAA